In one Tachysurus fulvidraco isolate hzauxx_2018 chromosome 16, HZAU_PFXX_2.0, whole genome shotgun sequence genomic region, the following are encoded:
- the six1b gene encoding homeobox protein six1b, which translates to MSMLPSFGFTQEQVACVCEVLQQGGNLERLGRFLWSLPACDHLHKNESVLKAKAVVAFHRGNFRELYKILESHQFSPHNHPKLQQLWLKAHYIEAEKLRGRPLGAVGKYRVRRKFPLPRTIWDGEETSYCFKEKSRGVLREWYTHNPYPSPREKRELAEATGLTTTQVSNWFKNRRQRDRAAEAKERENSENSNAGANKQNQLSPLDGGKSLMSSSEEDEFSPPQSPEQNSALLLQANMNHPASTYSMSGLAMQSHPHQHQLHDSILGPLTSSLVDLGS; encoded by the exons ATGTCCATGTTGCCCTCGTTCGGCTTCACGCAGGAGCAGGTCGCGTGCGTGTGCGAGGTGTTGCAGCAGGGCGGGAACCTCGAGCGACTGGGCCGCTTTCTGTGGTCCTTGCCGGCCTGCGACCACCTCCACAAGAATGAGAGTGTGCTGAAGGCCAAAGCTGTAGTGGCGTTCCACCGCGGCAACTTCAGGGAGTTGTACAAAATCCTGGAGAGCCACCAGTTTTCGCCTCACAACCATCCCAAACTGCAGCAGCTGTGGCTGAAAGCCCACTACATCGAGGCCGAAAAGCTGAGGGGGCGGCCGCTGGGCGCTGTGGGTAAATACCGAGTACGAAGGAAGTTTCCTTTACCGCGCACCATATGGGACGGAGAGGAGACAAGCTACTGTTTCAAAGAGAAGAGTCGCGGCGTGCTGAGGGAGTGGTACACGCACAACCCATATCCCTCTCCACGAGAAAAGAGAGAGCTGGCTGAAGCCACAGGGCTCACAACCACACAAGTGAGCAACTGGTTTAAAAACAGGAGACAGAGGGATCGAGCCGCTGAGGCCAAAGAAAG AGAGAACAGCGAGAACAGCAACGCAGGCGCGAACAAACAGAACCAGCTTTCTCCGTTGGACGGCGGCAAGTCGCTAATGTCCAGCTCAGAAGAGGACGAATTCTCTCCTCCGCAGAGTCCCGAGCAGAATTCCGCTCTCCTGCTGCAGGCCAACATGAACCACCCCGCCTCCACCTACAGCATGAGCGGCCTGGCCATGCAGAGCCACCCGCACCAACACCAGCTTCACGACTCCATACTAGGACCTCTGACCtccagcctggtggacctgggctCTTAA
- the six6b gene encoding homeobox protein SIX6b, with the protein MYTKLRLARNAKTHWEVLKGAEIYLHPIPRDWHSLTVIDRNSWQLRNQSARSNRKSDKDRASFSPSSKISPLLRYILAHFSSLYRLSRLIHSAKCGTIHFSSASSNGSPPFSAIAFLPVCIREGVRRRGIITKDGAPRGGGKSAAFMFQLPMLNFSPQQVAGVCETLEESGDIERLGRFLWSLPVAPAACEVLNRNESVLRARAIVAFHTGNFRELYHIVENHKFTKDSHSKLQALWLESHYREAEKLRGRPLGPVDKYRVRKKFPLPKTIWDGEQKTHCFKERTRHLLREWYLQDPYPNPSKKRELAQATGLTPTQVGNWFKNRRQRDRAAAAKNRLQQQVLTNGSVTAEDGAADRLGNASSPEAGLSSQAAASAISITSSDSECDI; encoded by the exons atgtACACAAAATTAAGATTGGCCAGGAATGCAAAAACGCACTGGGAGGTGCTGAAAGGTGCTGAAATCTATTTGCACCCCATTCCACGTGATTGGCACAGCTTGACAGTGATTGACAGGAATTCATGGCAACTACGCAATCAATCTGCCAGGTCCAATAGAAAATCAGACAAGGACAGAGCgtctttttccccctcctcaAAAATATCGCCGCTCTTGCGCTATATTCTCGCTCACTTCAGCTCTCTATATCGCCTTTCGAGGCTTATACACTCGGCCAAGTGTGGCACCATCCATTTCTCCTCAGCATCATCTAACGGTTCGCCTCCTTTCTCCGCCATTGCTTTCCTGCCTGTCTGCATTCGGGAGGGAGTGAGACGGAGAGGCATCATAACGAAAGACGGAGCACCTCGAGGCGGGGGAAAAAGTGCAGCCTTCATGTTTCAGTTGCCAATGCTGAATTTCAGCCCCCAGCAAGTAGCGGGGGTGTGTGAGACTCTGGAGGAAAGCGGCGACATCGAGCGCCTCGGTCGGTTCCTGTGGTCGCTGCCTGTGGCGCCCGCTGCCTGTGAGGTACTAAACCGGAACGAGTCGGTGCTGCGAGCGCGCGCCATCGTGGCCTTCCACACTGGCAACTTCCGCGAGCTTTACCACATCGTGGAGAACCACAAATTCACCAAAGACTCTCATTCGAAATTGCAAGCGCTGTGGCTTGAGTCGCACTACCGGGAAGCGGAAAAGCTTCGGGGCCGCCCGCTAGGGCCGGTAGACAAATACAGGGTGCGGAAGAAGTTTCCACTCCCCAAAACTATTTGGGACGGAGAACAAAAGACGCACTGCTTCAAAGAAAGGACCAGACATTTGCTGCGGGAATGGTATCTGCAGGACCCTTATCCCAACCCCAGCAAAAAGAGGGAGCTTGCACAAGCTACTGGACTTACTCCTACTCAAGTGGGCAACTGGTTTAAAAACCGAAGACAAAGGGACAGAGCAGCAGCCGCGAAGAACAG GTTACAACAGCAGGTGTTGACTAACGGCTCGGTTACGGCGGAGGACGGCGCAGCGGATCGGCTCGGTAACGCGTCCAGCCCGGAAGCCGGTCTGTCAAGCCAAGCTGCTGCTTCCGCCATCTCCATCACGTCGAGTGACAGCGAATGTGACATCTAA